Proteins encoded by one window of Streptomyces sp. NBC_01571:
- a CDS encoding class I SAM-dependent DNA methyltransferase yields the protein MPSHRSDIAEVRAAMRAVGYTILQVEPRLENLSNLRPDVLAWASNADGELVPWAVVEYKNKKLRQPELVLPSLAGSRDLLGTLEHYAVINGQWFKADRGVRSLQPVDGPTPPEHGSQGLVTDRSLATSLLVQRLWFEADRLRNSGVSAERYFPSGDVLTSSRNGRPGIELPDGGFVPVRADVLWRAKRDALTEFASRGRHREFSSPRVVASAVSALVEKHLAGTVLDPFCGTGSFLWTALDRAAEQGIAAEFIGYEFDAQLAELAAGIGRDAPRHVVIEKGDSFQRDLAEADVVVTAPPVGLSLADRHLLLDGSTTSDGNVAALDKCVRALKPGGRAVLHIAHSFTFADRYAAYRMFLAENFHVAALIGLPAGAITGTGVRSVLVVIDRAEPAETLVAHLGEDWETQLGPEGPGLNAVLEFVDAEDDRPRTAGPS from the coding sequence ATGCCGAGTCACAGGTCCGACATCGCCGAGGTTCGTGCCGCGATGCGTGCCGTCGGCTACACGATTCTGCAGGTCGAGCCGCGGCTTGAAAACTTGTCGAACCTTCGGCCGGATGTACTGGCGTGGGCGTCGAATGCCGACGGGGAACTCGTGCCGTGGGCGGTTGTCGAGTACAAGAACAAGAAGCTCAGGCAGCCCGAGCTCGTCCTTCCCTCCCTGGCGGGCAGCCGGGACCTGCTGGGTACGCTCGAGCACTACGCGGTAATCAATGGGCAGTGGTTCAAGGCCGACCGTGGTGTCCGTTCCTTGCAGCCGGTCGACGGCCCGACTCCGCCCGAGCACGGCTCGCAAGGCTTGGTCACCGACCGGTCGCTGGCTACCTCCCTCCTGGTGCAACGTCTGTGGTTCGAGGCTGACCGTCTCCGCAACTCCGGGGTCTCAGCCGAGCGGTACTTTCCTTCCGGGGACGTCCTGACGTCGTCCCGAAATGGGAGGCCGGGTATCGAACTGCCCGACGGTGGGTTCGTGCCGGTTCGGGCAGACGTACTCTGGCGCGCGAAGCGGGACGCGCTGACCGAGTTCGCCTCTCGTGGCAGACACCGAGAGTTCAGCTCACCCCGAGTGGTTGCCTCCGCCGTTTCGGCGCTGGTTGAGAAGCATCTGGCTGGCACCGTCTTGGATCCGTTCTGCGGAACCGGATCGTTCCTCTGGACGGCCTTGGACCGTGCTGCGGAGCAAGGCATCGCGGCGGAGTTCATCGGCTACGAGTTCGACGCACAGCTCGCCGAACTCGCGGCAGGGATCGGTCGGGACGCGCCGAGGCACGTGGTGATCGAGAAGGGCGACTCCTTCCAGAGGGACCTCGCGGAAGCCGACGTCGTTGTCACGGCGCCGCCTGTCGGTCTCTCCCTGGCCGACCGCCACCTTCTACTGGACGGATCGACCACTTCCGACGGCAATGTCGCAGCGCTGGACAAGTGTGTGCGGGCGCTGAAGCCCGGAGGACGCGCTGTCCTGCATATCGCTCACTCGTTCACCTTCGCGGACCGGTACGCGGCGTACAGGATGTTCCTGGCCGAGAACTTCCACGTAGCCGCTCTTATCGGGCTTCCGGCAGGAGCGATCACGGGCACCGGTGTCCGTTCCGTTCTCGTCGTCATCGACCGCGCTGAGCCCGCGGAGACGCTGGTCGCCCATCTCGGTGAGGACTGGGAGACGCAACTCGGCCCGGAAGGCCCCGGGCTGAATGCCGTCCTGGAGTTCGTCGACGCAGAAGACGACCGGCCACGTACCGCAGGACCCTCATGA
- a CDS encoding replication initiator produces the protein MPAQLQLPYPATAPAASRPSSAFTTPTYPAEVTATASTTAGWSVLERRARLTAKLAKLAATGQLAPLARQIAGLGGCAHPIRLTGHRTRLGSATGEILDHFDSGRLPAGELLVRCGNRRATRCPACSTVYRYDTYQLIAAGLRGGKTVPTSVAAHPRVFATLTAPGFGPVHNQPDTGRCHCGHTHPDNDRLLGTPLDPERYDYTGAVLWNAHAPALWARFTTHLRREIAKAAGLTQRMLRHHATLSYAKVAEYQKRGQVHFHAVIRLDGPTGPGSTPPVWATVQLLDHAVRAAAARTRVHHEGQPYQPAGAPVGDRADRLLFRFGRQIDVRAIRGTDFTGGGPVTDRHVAAYIAKYATKGAETTTGTLDRRLRLLAELATHDITDHARRMIHTAWHLATRPQHTHLRLRQWAHMLGFRGHFSTRTRHYSTTLAHLRAERTAWRTRRPDTQTQTPAPAPVSTQTQAGQTDSSPVDDRAGHPTDLTPDHPDIVGQRVDSDTTLVISHWQYAGTGLLPELEHLADLLAAKRQARPKQPTRTRHSERSGDRAGHSTGHPADHSTHRRAVRTGAVA, from the coding sequence ATGCCCGCACAGCTTCAACTCCCGTACCCCGCGACCGCTCCAGCCGCCTCGCGTCCGTCGTCGGCGTTCACCACGCCGACCTACCCGGCGGAAGTCACCGCCACAGCCTCGACGACAGCAGGGTGGTCGGTGCTGGAGCGGCGCGCCCGGCTCACGGCCAAGCTGGCGAAGCTCGCCGCCACCGGCCAACTCGCGCCCCTCGCACGACAGATAGCCGGACTCGGCGGCTGCGCACACCCGATCCGCCTCACCGGGCACCGCACCCGTCTCGGCAGCGCCACCGGCGAGATTCTCGACCACTTCGATTCCGGCCGGCTCCCGGCGGGCGAGTTGCTGGTGCGCTGCGGCAACCGCCGCGCCACCCGCTGCCCCGCCTGCTCCACCGTCTACCGCTACGACACCTACCAACTCATCGCCGCCGGACTACGCGGCGGCAAGACCGTCCCCACCAGCGTCGCCGCCCACCCCCGTGTCTTCGCCACCCTCACCGCACCTGGCTTCGGCCCCGTCCACAACCAGCCCGACACCGGCCGCTGCCACTGCGGCCACACCCACCCCGACAACGACCGGCTGTTGGGCACGCCGCTCGACCCCGAGCGGTACGACTACACCGGCGCGGTCCTGTGGAACGCGCACGCCCCGGCCCTCTGGGCACGCTTCACCACCCACCTGCGCCGCGAGATCGCCAAGGCCGCCGGCCTCACCCAGCGCATGCTGCGGCACCACGCCACCCTCTCCTACGCCAAGGTCGCCGAATACCAAAAACGCGGCCAGGTCCACTTCCACGCCGTCATCCGCCTCGACGGACCCACCGGACCCGGCAGCACCCCGCCCGTCTGGGCCACCGTCCAACTCCTCGACCACGCCGTCCGCGCCGCCGCCGCACGCACCCGCGTCCACCACGAGGGCCAGCCGTATCAGCCTGCTGGGGCTCCGGTCGGTGACCGAGCTGACCGGTTGTTGTTCCGGTTCGGGCGGCAGATCGACGTCCGTGCGATCCGCGGCACCGACTTCACCGGCGGCGGCCCGGTCACCGACCGGCACGTCGCCGCCTATATCGCCAAGTACGCCACCAAGGGCGCCGAGACCACCACCGGCACCCTCGACCGCCGACTCCGCCTCCTCGCCGAACTCGCCACCCACGACATCACCGACCACGCCCGCCGCATGATCCACACCGCCTGGCACCTCGCCACCCGCCCCCAGCACACCCACCTCCGCCTACGCCAATGGGCCCACATGCTCGGTTTCCGAGGCCACTTCTCCACCCGCACCCGCCACTACTCCACCACCCTCGCCCACCTCCGCGCCGAACGCACCGCCTGGCGAACCCGCCGACCCGACACCCAGACCCAGACCCCGGCCCCGGCCCCGGTGTCGACTCAGACGCAGGCCGGCCAGACGGACAGCAGTCCGGTCGATGACCGCGCCGGACACCCCACTGACCTGACCCCCGATCACCCCGACATCGTCGGTCAGCGCGTGGACTCGGACACGACGCTGGTCATCTCCCACTGGCAGTACGCCGGAACCGGCCTCCTGCCCGAACTCGAACACCTCGCCGACCTGCTGGCCGCAAAGCGGCAGGCCCGACCCAAGCAACCGACCCGAACCCGGCACTCGGAGCGCTCCGGTGACCGTGCCGGTCACTCCACCGGTCACCCGGCCGATCACTCCACTCATCGCCGTGCTGTCCGGACGGGGGCCGTCGCGTGA
- a CDS encoding helix-turn-helix domain-containing protein: MTAGTELLTVPQVMERLQLGRTAVYDLIRTRQLASLTLGRARRIPAHALTDFIHTRLDQEAA, encoded by the coding sequence GTGACCGCTGGCACGGAACTCCTCACGGTCCCGCAGGTCATGGAACGCCTCCAACTCGGCCGCACCGCTGTCTACGACCTCATCCGCACGCGCCAACTCGCCTCCCTCACCCTCGGCCGCGCCCGCCGCATCCCCGCCCACGCCCTCACCGACTTCATCCACACCCGCCTCGACCAGGAAGCCGCCTGA
- a CDS encoding site-specific integrase: MSTPCDTPASRRTRANGDGTVYQRKDSRWEAAGYVLAPGNTRKRIRVYGSSRTEALAKLTEKIAVSNRGVPTVTAQDSLATYLVYWLENVAIHHLRETTHTRYTAVVEHYLIPGLGKKKLAKLTAKDVRTWLNDLRTVCQCCARGIDAGRDPHAQVSRRPRCCAIDQCCRRRLSPLTLAYIHSVLKSALEHAVREEEIPRNVARNVRTGTPRPRRFNPLTADEARQFLAAAEGHRHAALFELALRTGLRKGELLGLYWEDLDLDSGTASIRRTLQRTTSRGLATLPTKTISSERRIALPASCVASLRAHRARQAQEKEEASTRWQASGHVFTRPDGHPIEPATLTRHFNALLREARLRPIRFHDLRHSTATLLLEQGVELVVIKELLGHAHIGVTATIYTHVRLRLQRQAIDLLGNALGNLDQSDDRDDPPLCAAPVR, from the coding sequence ATGAGCACACCCTGCGACACCCCCGCCTCCCGCCGCACCCGCGCCAATGGCGACGGAACCGTCTACCAACGCAAGGACAGCCGGTGGGAAGCCGCCGGATACGTCCTCGCCCCCGGCAACACCCGCAAACGCATCCGCGTCTACGGCAGCTCACGCACAGAGGCACTGGCCAAACTGACCGAGAAGATCGCCGTCAGCAACCGCGGCGTCCCCACCGTCACCGCCCAGGACAGCCTCGCGACATACCTGGTGTACTGGCTTGAGAACGTGGCTATCCACCACCTCCGCGAGACCACCCACACCCGCTACACCGCCGTCGTCGAGCACTACCTCATCCCAGGCCTGGGCAAGAAGAAGCTCGCCAAGCTCACCGCCAAGGACGTCCGCACCTGGCTCAACGACCTGCGGACCGTCTGTCAGTGCTGCGCTCGCGGCATCGACGCCGGACGCGACCCCCATGCACAGGTCAGCCGCCGTCCACGCTGCTGCGCCATCGACCAGTGCTGCCGCAGGCGCCTCTCCCCACTCACGCTCGCCTACATCCACTCCGTACTCAAGTCCGCCCTGGAACACGCCGTACGCGAGGAGGAGATCCCGCGCAACGTCGCCCGAAACGTCCGCACCGGCACACCCCGCCCCCGCCGCTTCAACCCCCTCACCGCCGACGAAGCCCGCCAGTTCCTCGCCGCCGCCGAAGGCCACCGGCACGCCGCGCTCTTCGAGCTGGCCCTGCGCACTGGCCTGCGCAAGGGCGAACTCCTCGGCCTGTACTGGGAAGACCTCGACCTCGACAGCGGCACCGCCAGCATCCGCCGCACCCTCCAGCGCACCACAAGCCGTGGCCTGGCCACACTGCCGACCAAGACCATCAGCTCCGAGCGGCGCATCGCCCTCCCGGCCTCCTGCGTCGCCTCGCTTCGCGCGCACCGCGCCCGGCAAGCTCAGGAGAAGGAGGAGGCGAGCACGCGCTGGCAGGCCAGTGGACACGTCTTCACGCGACCGGACGGGCACCCGATCGAGCCCGCCACCCTCACCCGGCACTTCAACGCCCTGCTCCGCGAAGCCCGCCTGCGGCCGATCCGGTTTCACGACCTCCGCCACTCGACGGCGACGCTGCTCCTGGAGCAGGGCGTGGAACTTGTCGTCATCAAGGAGTTGCTGGGGCATGCACACATTGGGGTGACCGCGACGATATACACACACGTCCGACTCCGCCTCCAGCGCCAGGCCATCGACCTCCTCGGCAATGCCCTCGGCAACCTCGACCAGTCCGATGACCGCGACGACCCGCCGCTCTGTGCAGCGCCCGTCCGTTGA
- a CDS encoding IS5 family transposase (programmed frameshift): MGKRQSRPWIVSDELWSLIEPLLPEPGPKLVEGRPRVPDRQALCGILFVLHTGIQWEYLPQELGFGSGMTCWRRLAAWNEAGVWDQLHLVLLKQLRAAKQLDWSRAVIDSSHVRAARPGPKSGPSPVDRARPGSKHHVVTDAQGIPLAVSLTGGNRNDVTQLLPLIDKIPAVAGVVGRPRRRPDALLADRAYDHDKYRRLLWQRGIRPVIAERGVEHGSGLGTFRWVVERTIAWLHGFRRLRVRWERRDDIHEAFLGLATCLITHRHVQRLC, translated from the exons GTGGGGAAACGTCAGTCGCGGCCGTGGATCGTGTCGGATGAACTGTGGTCGCTCATCGAGCCGTTGCTGCCCGAGCCGGGACCCAAGCTGGTCGAGGGTAGACCAAGGGTGCCGGACCGGCAGGCCTTGTGCGGGATCCTGTTCGTGCTGCACACCGGCATCCAATGGGAGTACCTGCCCCAGGAGTTGGGCTTCGGCTCGGGCATGACCTGCTGGCGGCGCCTGGCCGCGTGGAACGAAGCCGGCGTGTGGGATCAACTGCACCTGGTGCTGCTGAAACAGCTGCGGGCAGCAAAGCAGCTGGACTGGTCGCGGGCGGTGATCGACTCCTCGCACGTGCGGGCGGCCCGGC CGGGGCCCAAAAGCGGACCCAGCCCGGTCGATCGCGCGCGGCCGGGCAGCAAACACCACGTCGTCACCGACGCCCAGGGCATCCCGCTCGCGGTGTCGCTGACCGGCGGGAACCGCAACGACGTCACCCAGCTCCTGCCCCTGATCGACAAGATTCCGGCCGTCGCGGGAGTCGTCGGCCGACCCAGACGCAGACCCGATGCCCTGCTCGCCGACCGCGCCTACGACCACGACAAGTACCGGCGCCTGCTGTGGCAGCGCGGTATCCGCCCAGTCATCGCCGAACGAGGCGTCGAGCACGGCTCCGGCCTGGGAACTTTCCGGTGGGTGGTGGAGCGCACCATCGCCTGGCTCCACGGCTTCCGCCGCTTACGCGTCCGCTGGGAACGACGCGACGACATCCATGAAGCCTTCCTCGGCCTCGCCACCTGCCTCATCACCCACAGGCACGTCCAACGCCTTTGTTAG